The DNA region CGAAGAAATCGCAGCACGGGCGGGGGCGAACCCCAATGTCGTCAACCCAATCGCAAACGGAATTGCAGGACTTCAGCGCCGCAGACGGCGTCTGCCAGACATCTTCAATGAAATTCGACGTTGCGGCTCTCATTCGCAGGCACACCGTGTTGCATGATCGCTGACCGGGAGTGACGAGCCACCACCGTTCGGCTCGCAGCTTGCATCATGGGTGTAGGGCACACGTAGGCGTTCTCGCTCTGCGATAATCAAGATCGGCTTGCATCCTCGTCTGGACATGTTCGCGGGTAGAGACATAGTCCGGGTCCCCGCCGATCTCGGCGGCAACCGTGGCGTGGTTAAGCGACAGATCCAGCCAGCCCTCATTGAAATACTCGATCGCCAGATTGTTGTGCGCGAGCGCGTGCCGCGGATTGATTCCAAGGGCGCCAAGATAGTGCGTAATGGCCTCGCTACCCTTGCCAAGTTCGGAATAGGCGAGGCCGAGATTGCTTCGCAAATCGGCGTTGCTGAAATTGATCTCGGAGGCCAGGAGGTAGGATTGTAGAGCGGCTTGCGCCTTGTTTTGCCTCATCAGGATGTTGCCCCGCTCGAAGTAGGAGCGCCATTCGTTCGGCTTGATTGTAAGGGCCCTGTCGAGATCACTCAGCGCGCCAGCCGCGTCCCCCGTTCTGGCGCGCAGTGTTGCCCTGTTGAGATGGGCTTCGTAATAGGGCGGGCATAGCTCTATTGCGCGGGCATATGCCCTTAGAGCCTCGGCTTCACGGCCGGGCACCTTTGAAAGCAAATTTCCCAGGTCGTTTTGATATTCACCATAATAGGGATCGCAAGCGATGGCCTCCCTCAATTGCCTTTCGGCGCGACCCAGATCATGGACGAGTTCATAGACCTGGCTGGTATTATAGATGAGGATCGATTGGTGAAGCCTGAAACGCTTCTCGCCATAGATCTCCAGCATCTTCCCATGTCCTTCTGCGCAAAGGGTGAGGGCTTCGTCATACTTCTCCTGTTTGGCCTTGATGTAAGCATAAGCGTTCTCTGCAAAGACCTTGATGTAATGATACTTCTCGTGATCCTTGAAATCGCGTTCAATGGTCTGGAGGTTACGTACGGCATACTCTTCGGCCACGGTCAGGTTGACCGGCTGCTGATAGCGCCCGTAAGTCATCGATTGGGCATAAAGAACGGTCGGTGTGTATTGGCTCTTGGGGAATGTCTTGTAGAATTGATCGAGATAGGGAACCGACACCCGGCCACATCCGAGGGAATACAGCACAAATGCCGCGCTGATGAATGCCGCGTTCACCGGAGCATCTCCCGACCCATAGGCGCGGAGAGCAGGATCAGCAAAAATCTCGCCGAAATAGCTAAACCATAGATCATACAGCCCTATGCTCTGCAGAATCTCACTCGGTTCTGCGAGCAATTCCAGCCGTTTGCATTTGTCCCGCACAGAGAGCGCATGAAGCATGACGAGCGGCGCCTCGCCGGCGAGATAGCGATCCGTGCAGCTGCGATGGTGCTGCTCGTGCAGATGATCCGCAGTCGCGTGCTCGAAAATTGCATAGTTGCGCTGCGCGATCAGATCAGGGATCGTGCAGTTGGACTCGATGTATGATTCAAGGAGGCCACGCCGCTCACCGCCGGTGAGGCTCGCCAAATAGAGGTCCACAATCGCTAACGGGTCGAGATAGCCAATGACGGGCAATCCCGCCGCCTCACATTTATTCAAAGCCTCCGCGACCAGCGGATTGCCGCCACTCGCCTCATAGATCTGTCGCCGCTTCTCCGGAGCGAGATCCCGACTGAGGATCGGCGCTATCTCCTCCTGACTATATCTGCCGAAATGCAATTCGCTCGCATCGGGAAAATAGAGGCGCTGTTCATAATCGATGAGGATAAATCGAAACAGGCTCGTGCGGCCTTGCAGCCTGACGAAAAGCTTGATCAGATTCTTGGTCGAATTGGACAGGGCGGCGGCCCGATCGATGACGATGATCCGGCTTTCATTGCGTTCTCGGGCACATTGGATCAGAAATTCCGCTAGTCCGACCAACAGTTTGTTTTGGTATTCGTGATGATAAAACCGCGTGCGCTCCTCCTTGCTCGAAGTGTTGGTCAGATCCTTCGGGATGGTAAAGCCGTCGCTGTGCAGAAGAGGAAACAGCCGCTTTAAGGATTGCTGTGCCGCTTCGACCAATTGTGGCCTGTGGTCAGTGGCCCAGCTCAACTCGGCGTCGATGACATCTTGTAAACCCGCGAGATAGCCGCCGGTCCGCCAGTCGCCATCTGCGGTTGATATGAGTGGAGCGGGCCTCTTCAGTGCCGATTTGATCGTCGGCACCGGCGCCATGCCGGGTTCCGTCTTCAAGATCGTGATCGGGCTGACGTCGACAGAGGTCGAGATGGCCGGCGCAATGCGCAGCTGGATCAGATCAACCATGGACCCTCCTGGAGCCATCACAAATGAGGGTGGTCGAAGGACCACTCTCCGATGCTCATCGCTGTGCCTGTCTCAAGGCAGGTTTATTCAAGGCGTGCCGCCGAGGGGCCTAGACCGTACCTTTGTACGGAGTGGTCGTGCGGATGGTCGTCCTGATCTCAGCAATCTTCTTTTTCATCGCGGTCTCCTTCCTTTGGGCACGAGTAACCGGCGAACGCGCGGTCAGTCATGCGGCGCTGAGGATAGAGAATTGCCGCCATGATCCGGAGCGAAAATTCTTCACCGTAGCGGCTAAAAAAATTCGCTGCGCCTTTGGTGATGCGCCACTCTCACCGGGGTCGCGCTGCATGCCATCTACAACGCGGCGATCTTGCAATGCCGGTGGGTGCAGCCGATTGGATGCGCCCCTCGCTGAGTTGAGGGTCGCAAGCCCTGTTCTGGGCAAGCGGATTGTCAACTGGGCCGGCGGCTTGTCGCGTCCGCTCTTGTCGTCGTGCTCGGACTTTCGACTGTCGTCGGCTCGTTCTGGTCACAGCGTGCACCGGCCGCGCCATGTTGCCATTTCGCGGACGACCTCGAACGCGGATTGAACGCCAGCTCCATCCGCTCGCTCCGACCCTCGCCGATTCCGTGCAGGTCGCGCTG from Bradyrhizobium sp. B124 includes:
- a CDS encoding tetratricopeptide repeat protein, with product MVDLIQLRIAPAISTSVDVSPITILKTEPGMAPVPTIKSALKRPAPLISTADGDWRTGGYLAGLQDVIDAELSWATDHRPQLVEAAQQSLKRLFPLLHSDGFTIPKDLTNTSSKEERTRFYHHEYQNKLLVGLAEFLIQCARERNESRIIVIDRAAALSNSTKNLIKLFVRLQGRTSLFRFILIDYEQRLYFPDASELHFGRYSQEEIAPILSRDLAPEKRRQIYEASGGNPLVAEALNKCEAAGLPVIGYLDPLAIVDLYLASLTGGERRGLLESYIESNCTIPDLIAQRNYAIFEHATADHLHEQHHRSCTDRYLAGEAPLVMLHALSVRDKCKRLELLAEPSEILQSIGLYDLWFSYFGEIFADPALRAYGSGDAPVNAAFISAAFVLYSLGCGRVSVPYLDQFYKTFPKSQYTPTVLYAQSMTYGRYQQPVNLTVAEEYAVRNLQTIERDFKDHEKYHYIKVFAENAYAYIKAKQEKYDEALTLCAEGHGKMLEIYGEKRFRLHQSILIYNTSQVYELVHDLGRAERQLREAIACDPYYGEYQNDLGNLLSKVPGREAEALRAYARAIELCPPYYEAHLNRATLRARTGDAAGALSDLDRALTIKPNEWRSYFERGNILMRQNKAQAALQSYLLASEINFSNADLRSNLGLAYSELGKGSEAITHYLGALGINPRHALAHNNLAIEYFNEGWLDLSLNHATVAAEIGGDPDYVSTREHVQTRMQADLDYRRARTPTCALHP